The sequence GGCGGTGCTGCGGGACACGCCGGCGGCGGCGGCGACGTCCTTCAGGGTGACGCTCATCGTGCTCCGCTTCTGCAATCGATCCCACTGGCGGGCCAATCATGCCACAGGACGACGGGGGAGGGCAGGGCAACAAAAAGGAAGAAGACGACTCTTGACACCCGAGTTGGCTCTGCCGCAACCTTGTGCAACCGATCCCAGCGGGATGAGCTCTACAGACTCGGGGAAAGATCTTGGATCGCGACGACGTCTCATGGCACGGCTACTGGCCGGCGGCGCCCACGCCGTTCGCCGCGGATGGCGCGCTGGACGAGGACGCCTGGCGTGCGCTGCTGCGGCTGTACCTGCGGCAGGGCGTGCACGGCGTGCTGGTCAACGGCAGCACCGGCGAGTGGTTCGGCCAGAGCCCGGCCGAGCGCCGGCGGGTCGCCGAGATCGCCGTCGCCGAGGTGGCCGGCCGGGTTCCGGTGGTCGTCGGCGTCACCGCCTACACCCCGGCCGAGGCGATCGGGCTGGCCAGGCACGCCGCCGACGCGGGGGCCGACGGCGTGCTCGCCACCCCGCCGCCCTACGTCCACCCGGGGCCGGAGGAGCTTCTCGCCTTCTTCGCCGAGGTCAGTGCGGCCACGGACCTGCCGTTCATGGTCTACAACTGGCCGCGCGGCGTCGCCGTCGACATCGGCGACCACCCGGACCTGGTCCGGCGGCTGGCGGACCTGCCCCACGTCGCCGCGATCAAGGACAGCACCGGCGACTGGCTGCGGATGCTCGCGACGGTCGAGGCGGTCGCCGACCGGGTCCGCGTCTTCGGCAGCTTCCTGCACCGCCGCGGCCTGGCCGTCCTGCTGGAGCTCGGCGGCGACGGCAACATCGACGGGGGCGGGCTCGGCGCCCCGTTCGCCGTCCCGTACTACGAAGCGGTCGCGCGCCGCGACGGCGCCGCCGCCCGCACCTGGGCGGACCGCTACACCGGCCTGTCGGGACGGCTCATCCGCCCCGACTACAGCGGCGTGTTCGGCTCGCCGATCGCGCAGCTCAAGGGGGCCATGTCCCTGCTCGGGCAGCCGGGCGGGCACGTCCGCCCCCCGCTGCGGCCGGTCACCGGCGTCGCGCTGGAGGCGATCGGCGCGGTCCTGGAGGAGTCCGGCCTGACGAAGGCCCTCGCTCGGGAGCGGGACGCGGCCGGGGCGCGGCCGTGACCACCGGCACCCGGATCACCATCGACGGGGAACCCGTGGACGCCGCCGCGGGCGCGTCCCTGACGGCCGTGTTCGTCGCCGCCGGGCGCTGGCGGCTGCGCGACAACCCGGTCAGCGGGGAGCCGCGCGGGCCGTTCTGCGGGATGGGCGTGTGCTTCGAGTGCGAGGTCACCGTCGACGGACGGCCCGGTGTGCGGGCGTGCCTGACCAGGGTCCTGCCCGGCATGGCGATCGAGACGGGGACGGTCCGATGACCGCCTCGCGCGACGTGCTGGTCGTGGGCGGCGGCCCGGCGGGGCTGTCGGCCGCGGCCCGGCTGGCCGCCGCCGGGCTCGGCGTGACCCTCGTCGACGAGCAGCCCGAGCTCGGCGGCCAGTACTACCGCCGCCCGTCGCCCGCCGTGCTGCGCGAGCACGGCGATCACCGCCCGGAGGGCGGGCGGCTGATCGCGCACGTGCGGAGCCTCGGCGTCGACTGCCTGACGGGCCACCTGGTCTGGGGAGTCGACGACGACGGACGGACGCTCCTCGCCACCGGCCCGGACGGGACCCCGGTCCGGCTGCGCGCACGCCACGTGATCGTGGCCACCGGCGCCTACGAACGGACCCACCCGTTCCCCGGCTGGCAGCTTCCCGGCGTCACGACGCCCGGGTTCGCCCAGCACCTGGCCGCCGCCGACGGCACCCCGCCGGGCAGGCGGGTGCTGGTCGCCGGGTCGGGCCCCTTCCTGCTGCCCGTCGCCTGCTCGCTGCTGGCCGCCGGCGCCGACGTGGTCGGCGTGGCGGAGGCCGGGCACCCCTACCGGCCGTCGCTGCGGGCCGCCCCGGCGCTGCGGCATCCCGCCCGGCTCCGCGAGCTGGCGGGATACGTGGCGCGCCTGGCCCGTGCGCGCGTTCCGCTCTGGCAGGGGCGCGTGGTGAACGGGGCCGCGGGCGGTGACCGCGTCACGTCGGTCACGCTCGCCGCCACCGTTGATCCGGGACGGCCGTTGCGGACGCTGGACGTCGACGCCCTCTGCGTCGGCTACGGCTTCCGGCCGCAGACCGAGCTGGCCCGCCTGCTCGGCTGCGAGATCAGCGCCGACGCCGTGACCGGCGACGCCGAACCCGTCACCGACGCCTTCGGCCGCACGAGCCGCCCCGGCGTGTACGTGGTCGGTGAGGCGGCGGGCGTCGGCGGCGTCCACCGGGCCCGCGTCCGCGGGGCGATGGCCGCCGCGCACATCCTCCTCCGAGAGGGGAGCCCCGCCGCCCCGGGCCCCCGGGAGATCGCCCGGCTCGCCGC is a genomic window of Actinomadura citrea containing:
- a CDS encoding dihydrodipicolinate synthase family protein, which produces MDRDDVSWHGYWPAAPTPFAADGALDEDAWRALLRLYLRQGVHGVLVNGSTGEWFGQSPAERRRVAEIAVAEVAGRVPVVVGVTAYTPAEAIGLARHAADAGADGVLATPPPYVHPGPEELLAFFAEVSAATDLPFMVYNWPRGVAVDIGDHPDLVRRLADLPHVAAIKDSTGDWLRMLATVEAVADRVRVFGSFLHRRGLAVLLELGGDGNIDGGGLGAPFAVPYYEAVARRDGAAARTWADRYTGLSGRLIRPDYSGVFGSPIAQLKGAMSLLGQPGGHVRPPLRPVTGVALEAIGAVLEESGLTKALARERDAAGARP
- a CDS encoding (2Fe-2S)-binding protein, whose translation is MTTGTRITIDGEPVDAAAGASLTAVFVAAGRWRLRDNPVSGEPRGPFCGMGVCFECEVTVDGRPGVRACLTRVLPGMAIETGTVR
- a CDS encoding FAD-dependent oxidoreductase, translated to MTASRDVLVVGGGPAGLSAAARLAAAGLGVTLVDEQPELGGQYYRRPSPAVLREHGDHRPEGGRLIAHVRSLGVDCLTGHLVWGVDDDGRTLLATGPDGTPVRLRARHVIVATGAYERTHPFPGWQLPGVTTPGFAQHLAAADGTPPGRRVLVAGSGPFLLPVACSLLAAGADVVGVAEAGHPYRPSLRAAPALRHPARLRELAGYVARLARARVPLWQGRVVNGAAGGDRVTSVTLAATVDPGRPLRTLDVDALCVGYGFRPQTELARLLGCEISADAVTGDAEPVTDAFGRTSRPGVYVVGEAAGVGGVHRARVRGAMAAAHILLREGSPAAPGPREIARLAAQGRALTRFTAMSDALYPSPARLQEVLAATLDDDTIVCRCEAVTAAAVRSAAAERAGGDLNAAKSWSRAGMGPCQGRFCGFAVAGLVRDAAEAPPAGGARCGVPVFPARQPVRPVPVETLLALGEQDGGDG